A portion of the Lolium rigidum isolate FL_2022 chromosome 1, APGP_CSIRO_Lrig_0.1, whole genome shotgun sequence genome contains these proteins:
- the LOC124691678 gene encoding putative cellulose synthase-like protein D5: MSNDYTNYTVFMPPTPDNQPGAAQAGASGSGGSSKPGLPPYSSGSKVTNRRGGDDGAAGGGSKMERRLSTAHVASPSKSLLVRSQTGDFDHNRWLFDTKGTYGIGNAYWPQEDNPYANEDGTGMGGGGDGGVKMEDLIDKPWKPLSRKVAISPSILSPYRLLVLVRFVSLLLFLVWRATNPNPDAMWLWGISIVCEYWFAFSWILDQMPKLNPINRAADLAALREKFESKTPSNPTGRSDLPGLDVFISTADPYKEPPLVTANTLLSILATDYPVEKLFVYISDDGGALLTFEAMAEACAYAKVWVPFCRKHSIEPRNPDAYFNQQGDPTKGKKRPDFVKDRRWIKREYDEFKVRINDLPEAIRRRAHAMNARERKIAREKAAASAEAAPAPVKATWMADGTHWPGTWLDSAPDHGKGDHASIVQVMIKNPHFDVVYGDAGDHAYLDFTDVDVRIPMFVYLSREKRPGYDHNKKAGAMNAMVRASAVLSNGPFMLNFDCDHYVYNCQAIREAMCYMLDRGGDRICYIQFPQRFEGIDPSDRYANHNTVFFDGNMRALDGLQGPMYVGTGCLFRRYAIYGFNPPRVTEYHGVVGQTKVPIDAHTRSAGGDEELRPLTDHPDHEAPQRFGKSKTFVESIAVAEYQGRPLQDHPSVRNGRPPGALLMPRPPLDAATVAEAVSLISCWYEDSTEWGLRVGWIYGSVTEDVVTGYRMHNRGWRSVYCITKRDAFRGTAPINLTDRLHQVLRWATGSVEIFFSKNNALCASRRLMFLQRMSYLNVGIYPFTSLFLIMYCLLPALSLFSGQFIVATLDPTFLCYLLLITTTLILLCLLEVKWSGIGLEEWWRNEQFWVIGGTSAHLAAVLQGLLKVTAGIEISFTLTAKAAAEDDDDPYAELYLIKWTSLFIPPLAIIGINIIAMVVGVSRCVYAEIPQYSKLLGGGFFSFWVLAHYYPFAKGLMGRRGRTPTLVYVWAGLISITVSLLWITISPPDDRISQGGIEV, translated from the exons ATGTCGAACGACTATACCAACTACACGGTCTTCATGCCGCCCACGCCGGACAACCAGCCAGGGGCCGCGCAGGCCGGGGCGTCAGGGTCCGGGGGCTCTAGCAAGCCGGGATTGCCGCCCTACTCGTCAGGCTCCAAGGTCACGAACCGTCGGGGCGGCGACGatggcgcggccggcggcggcagcaagaTGGAACGGCGGCTATCCACCGCGCACGTGGCGTCGCCGTCCAAGTCGCTGCTGGTGCGGAGCCAGACGGGGGACTTCGACCACAACCGGTGGCTGTTCGACACCAAGGGCACGTACGGCATCGGGAACGCGTACTGGCCGCAGGAGGACAACCCGTACGCCAACGAGGACGGCACCGGCatgggcggtggcggcgacggcggcgtcaagATGGAGGACCTCATCGACAAGCCCTGGAAGCCGCTCAGCCGGAAGGTTGCCATTTCTCCGAGCATCCTCAGTCCCTATAG GTTGCTCGTCCTGGTGCGGTTCGTGTCGCTGTTGCTCTTCCTGGTATGGCGCGCGACGAACCCTAACCCGGACGCCATGTGGCTGTGGGGGATTTCCATCGTGTGCGAGTACTGGTTCGCCTTCTCCTGGATTCTCGACCAGATGCCCAAGCTGAACCCCATCAACCGCGCCGCCGACCTCGCCGCGCTCCGGGAGAAGTTCGAGTCCAAGACGCCGTCCAACCCAACCGGCCGCTCAGACCTGCCGGGGCTCGACGTgttcatctccaccgccgacccaTACAAGGAGCCGCCGCTCGTCACCGCCAACACCCTGCTCTCcatcctcgccaccgactacccgGTCGAGAAGCTCTTCGTCTACAtctccgacgacggcggcgcgCTTCTCACCTTCGAAGCCATGGCGGAGGCATGCGCCTACGCCAAGGTGTGGGTGCCCTTCTGCCGCAAGCACTCCATCGAGCCACGCAACCCCGACGCCTACTTCAACCAGCAGGGCGACCCGACGAAAGGCAAgaaacggccggacttcgtcaaggACCGCCGCTGGATCAAGCGCGAGTACGACGAGTTCAAGGTGCGCATCAATGATCTCCCGGAGGCTATCCGCCGCCGCGCCCACGCCATGAATGCCCGCGAGCGCAAGATCGCCCGCGAgaaggccgccgcctcggccgagGCTGCCCCGGCGCCCGTGAAGGCCACCTGGATGGCCGACGGCACGCACTGGCCCGGCACATGGCTCGACTCCGCCCCCGATCACGGCAAGGGCGACCACGCCAGCATCGTCCAG GTGATGATCAAGAACCCTCACTTCGACGTGGTGTACGGGGACGCCGGCGACCACGCGTACCTGGACTTCACGGACGTGGACGTGCGCATCCCCATGTTCGTCTACCTCTCGCGGGAGAAGCGGCCGGGGTACGACCACAACAAGAAGGCGGGCGCCATGAACGCCATGGTGCGCGCGTCGGCGGTCCTCTCCAACGGGCCCTTCATGCTCAACTTCGACTGCGACCACTACGTGTACAACTGCCAGGCCATCCGGGAGGCCATGTGCTACATGCtcgaccgcggcggcgaccgcATCTGCTACATCCAGTTCCCGCAGCGCTTCGAGGGCATCGACCCCTCCGACCGCTACGCCAACCACAACACCGTCTTCTTCGACGGCAACATGCGCGCCCTCGACGGCCTCCAGGGACCCATGTACGTCGGCACCGGATGCCTCTTCCGCCGCTACGCCATCTACGGCTTCAACCCGCCGCGCGTCACCGAGTACCACGGCGTCGTCGGCCAGACCAAGGTGCCCATCGACGCGCACACGCGATCCGCCGGCGGGGACGAGGAGCTCCGCCCGCTCACCGATCACCCGGACCACGAGGCGCCGCAGCGGTTCGGAAAGTCCAAGACGTTCGTCGAGTCCATCGCCGTGGCCGAGTACCAGGGCAGGCCGCTGCAGGACCACCCATCGGTCCGGAACGGACGGCCGCCCGGCGCGCTGCTCATGCCGCGCCCGCCGCTCGACGCGGCCACCGTGGCCGAGGCCGTCTCCTTGATCTCCTGCTGGTACGAGGACAGCACGGAGTGGGGGCTGCGCGTGGGCTGGATCTACGGCTCCGTGACGGAGGACGTGGTGACGGGGTACCGGATGCACAACCGCGGGTGGCGCTCTGTGTACTGCATCACCAAGCGCGACGCCTTCCGCGGCACGGCGCCCATCAACCTGACCGACCGGCTCCACCAGGTGCTCCGGTGGGCGACGGGGTCCGTGGAGATCTTCTTCTCCAAGAACAACGCGCTGTGCGCGTCCCGGAGGCTCATGTTCCTGCAGCGCATGTCGTACCTCAACGTCGGCATCTACCCGTTCACCTCCCTCTTCCTTATCATGTACTGCCTCCTGCCGGCGCTCTCCCTCTTCTCCGGACAGTTCATCGTGGCCACGCTGGACCCGACCTTCCTCTGCTACCTCCTCCTCATCACCACGACCCTCATCCTGCTCTGCCTGCTGGAGGTCAAGTGGTCGGGCATCGGGCTGGAGGAGTGGTGGCGCAACGAGCAGTTCTGGGTCATCGGTGGCACCTCCGCGCACCTCGCCGCCGTGCTGCAGGGCCTGCTCAAGGTCACCGCCGGCATCGAGATATCCTTCACGCTCACGGCCAAGGCAGccgcggaggacgacgacgaccccTACGCGGAGCTCTACCTCATCAAGTGGACGTCGCTCTTCATCCCGCCGCTCGCCATCATCGGCATCAACATCATCGCCATGGTGGTGGGCGTGTCGCGCTGCGTCTACGCGGAGATCCCGCAGTACAGCAAGCTGCTCGGCGGCGGATTCTTCAGCTTCTGGGTGCTGGCGCACTACTACCCATTCGCCAAGGGGCTCATGGGACGCCGCGGCCGCACGCCGACACTCGTCTACGTCTGGGCGGGGCTCATCTCCATCACCGTCTCCTTGCTCTGGATCACCATCAGCCCGCCCGACGATCGGATCTCCCAGGGCGGCATCGAGGTGTGA